A genomic stretch from Microtus pennsylvanicus isolate mMicPen1 chromosome 9, mMicPen1.hap1, whole genome shotgun sequence includes:
- the LOC142857130 gene encoding intraflagellar transport protein 70A1 has product MAWQSNSKIPDGEFTAVVYRLIRDSRYSEAVQLLAAELQRSPRSRAGLSLLAYCYYRLQEFELAAECYEQLSQMHPELEQYRLYQAQALYKACLYPEATRVAFLLDNPTYQTRVLRLQAAIKYSEGDLPGARSLVEQLLSGEAGEDGGGENDPDGLVNMGCLLYKEGHYEAACSKFFSALQASGYQPDVSYNLALAYYSNRQYAPALKHIANIIERGIRQHPELGVGMTTEGIDVRSVGNTVVLHQTALVEAFNLKAAIEYQLRNYEAAQEALTDMPPRAEEELDPVTLHNQALMNMDARPTEGFEKLQFLLQQNPFPPETFGNLLLLYCKYEYFDLAADVLAENAHLTYKFLTPYLYDFLDAMITCQTAPEEAFIKLDGLAGMLTEQLRRLTKQVQEARYNRDDEIVIKAVNEYDETLEKYIPVLMAQAKIYWNLENYPMVEKIFRKSVEFCNDHDVWKLNVAHVLFMQENKYKEAIGFYEPIVKKNYDNILSVSAIVLANLCVSYIMTSQNEEAEELMRKIEKEEEQLSYGDPDKKIYHLCIVNLVIGTLYCAKGNYDFGISRVIKSLEPYHKKLGTDTWYYAKRCFLSLLENMSKHMIVLCDTVIQECVQFLEHCELYGRNIPAVIEQPLEEERMHTGKNTVTYESRQLKALIYEIIGWNV; this is encoded by the coding sequence ATGGCCTGGCAAAGCAACTCTAAAATTCCCGACGGTGAGTTCACGGCCGTGGTCTACCGGCTCATCCGCGACTCCCGCTACTCAGAGGCAGTGCAGCTGCTGGCCGCCGAGCTGCAGAGGAGCCCCCGCAGCCGCGCCGGGCTGTCGCTGCTGGCCTACTGCTACTACCGCCTGCAGGAGTTCGAGCTCGCTGCAGAGTGCTATGAGCAGCTGAGCCAGATGCACCCGGAACTCGAGCAGTACCGCCTCTACCAGGCCCAGGCGCTGTACAAGGCCTGCCTGTATCCCGAGGCCACGCGGGTCGCCTTCCTCCTGGACAACCCCACTTATCAGACTCGCGTCCTTCGTCTCCAGGCTGCTATCAAGTACAGTGAGGGCGAcctgccaggagccaggagcctgGTGGAGCAGCTGCTGAGTGGGGAAGCTGGAGAAGACGGTGGAGGGGAGAATGACCCAGATGGTTTGGTCAACATGGGTTGTCTGCTCTACAAGGAGGGGCACTATGAAGCTGCCTGTTCCAAGTTCTTTTCAGCCCTGCAGGCCTCTGGCTACCAGCCTGATGTATCTTACAACCTGGCTTTGGCATATTACAGCAATCGTCAGTATGCCCCAGCTCTGAAGCATATCGCCAACATCATAGAGAGAGGCATCCGTCAGCACCCAGAGTTAGGTGTGGGCATGACCACCGAAGGCATTGATGTTCGAAGTGTTGGCAACACCGTAGTCCTTCACCAGACGGCACTGGTTGAAGCCTTCAACCTCAAGGCAGCCATTGAGTACCAACTGAGAAACTACGAGGCAGCCCAGGAAGCCCTCACTGACATGCCGCCCAGGGCAGAGGAAGAGCTGGACCCTGTGACCCTGCACAACCAGGCTCTGATGAACATGGATGCCAGACCTACGGAGGGGTTTGAGAAGCTCCAGTTCCTGTTGCAGCAGAACCCCTTTCCCCCAGAGACCTTCGGCAACCTGCTGCTGCTCTACTGTAAATATGAGTACTTTGACCTGGCAGCTGATGTCCTGGCAGAGAATGCCCATTTGACGTACAAGTTCCTCACGCCCTATCTCTATGACTTCTTGGATGCCATGATCACTTGCCAGACAGCTCCTGAAGAGGCTTTCATAAAGCTGGACGGGCTAGCTGGCATGCTGACTGAGCAGCTCAGGAGACTCACTAAGCAAGTTCAGGAAGCAAGATACAACAGAGATGATGAAATTGTCATAAAGGCCGTGAATGAATACGATGAAACTCTCGAGAAGTACATCCCTGTCCTCATGGCCCAGGCAAAAATCTACTGGAATCTTGAAAACTATCCCATGGTGGAGAAGATCTTCCGCAAATCTGTGGAATTCTGCAATGACCATGATGTGTGGAAGCTGAATGTGGCCCACGTCCTCTTCATGCAGGAAAACAAGTACAAAGAGGCCATCGGCTTCTATGAGCCCATCGTCAAGAAGAACTACGACAACATCCTGAGCGTCAGCGCCATTGTCCTAGCCAACCTCTGTGTCTCCTACATCATGACAAGTCAGAATGAGGAAGCCGAGGAGCTGATGAGGAAGattgagaaggaggaagaacaactCTCCTATGGTGACCCAGACAAGAAAATCTACCACCTCTGCATTGTGAACTTGGTGATAGGAACACTCTATTGTGCCAAAGGAAACTATGACTTTGGTATCTCCAGGGTTATCAAAAGCCTGGAGCCTTACCATAAAAAGCTAGGAACTGATACATGGTATTATGCCAAAAGATGCTTCCTGTCCTTGCTAGAAAACATGTCAAAACACATGATTGTGCTTTGCGACACTGTTATTCAAGAATGTGTCCAGTTTCTAGAGCACTGTGAACTTTATGGCAGAAACATCCCTGCTGTTATAGAACAGCCcttggaggaagagagaatgcACACTGGAAAGAATACAGTCACGTATGAATCCAGACAGTTGAAAGCTTTGATTTATGAGATCATAGGGTGGAATGTGTAG
- the LOC142857132 gene encoding intraflagellar transport protein 70A2, with the protein MAGLSSSQIPDGEFTAVVYRLIRDSRYSEAVQLLAAELQRSPRSRAGLSLLAYCYYRLQEFELAAECYEQLSQMHPELEQYRLYQAQALYKACLYPEATRVAFLLDNPTYQTRVLRLQAAIKYSEGDLPGARSLVEQLLSGEAGEDGGGENDPDGLVNMGCLLYKEGHYEAACSKFFSALQASGYQPDVSYNLALACYSNRHYAPALKHIANIIERGIRQHPELGVGMTTEGIDVRSVGNTVVLHQTALVEAFNLKAAIEYQLRNYEAAQEALTDMPPRAEEELDPVTLHNQALMNMDARPTEGFEKLQFLLQQNPFPPETFGNLLLLYCKYEYFDLAADVLAENAHLTYKFLTPYLYDFLDAMITCQTAPEEAFIKLDGLAGMLTEQLRRLTKQVQEARHNRDDEIVIKAVNEYDETLEKYIPVLMAQAKIYWNLENYPMVEKIFRKSVEFCNDHDVWKLNVAHVLFMQENKYKEAIGFYEPIVKKNYDNILSVSAIVLANLCVSYIMTSQNEEAEELMRKIEKEEEQLSYGDPDKKIYHLCIVNLVIGTLYCAKGNYDFGISRVIKSLEPYHKKLGTDTWYYAKRCFLSLLENMSKHTIMLRDTVIQECVQFLEHCEIFGRNIPAVIEQPLEEERMHIGKNTVTYESRQLKALIYEIIGWNV; encoded by the coding sequence ATGGCGGGGCTGAGCAGCTCGCAGATCCCCGACGGTGAGTTCACGGCCGTGGTCTACCGGCTCATCCGCGACTCCCGCTACTCAGAGGCAGTGCAGCTGCTGGCCGCCGAGCTGCAGAGGAGCCCCCGCAGCCGCGCCGGGCTGTCGCTGCTGGCCTACTGCTACTACCGCCTGCAGGAGTTCGAGCTCGCTGCAGAGTGCTATGAGCAGCTGAGCCAGATGCACCCGGAACTCGAGCAGTACCGCCTCTACCAGGCCCAGGCGCTGTACAAGGCCTGCCTGTATCCCGAGGCCACGCGGGTCGCCTTCCTCCTGGACAACCCCACTTATCAGACTCGCGTCCTTCGTCTCCAGGCTGCTATCAAGTACAGTGAGGGCGAcctgccaggagccaggagcctgGTGGAGCAGCTGCTGAGTGGGGAAGCTGGAGAAGACGGTGGAGGGGAGAATGACCCAGATGGTTTGGTCAACATGGGTTGTCTGCTCTACAAGGAGGGGCACTATGAAGCTGCCTGTTCCAAGTTCTTTTCAGCCCTGCAGGCCTCTGGCTACCAGCCTGATGTATCTTACAACCTGGCTTTAGCTTGTTACAGCAACAGGCACTATGCCCCAGCTCTGAAGCATATCGCCAACATCATAGAGAGAGGCATCCGTCAGCACCCAGAGTTAGGTGTGGGCATGACCACCGAAGGCATTGATGTTCGAAGTGTTGGCAACACCGTAGTCCTTCACCAGACGGCACTGGTTGAAGCCTTCAACCTCAAGGCAGCCATTGAGTACCAACTGAGAAACTACGAGGCGGCCCAGGAAGCCCTCACTGACATGCCGCCCAGGGCAGAGGAAGAGCTGGACCCTGTGACCCTGCACAACCAGGCTCTGATGAACATGGATGCCAGACCTACGGAGGGGTTTGAGAAGCTCCAGTTCCTGCTGCAGCAGAACCCCTTTCCCCCAGAGACCTTCGGCAACCTGCTGCTGCTCTACTGTAAATATGAGTACTTTGACCTGGCAGCTGATGTCCTGGCAGAGAATGCCCATTTGACGTACAAGTTCCTCACGCCCTATCTCTATGACTTCTTGGATGCCATGATCACTTGCCAGACAGCTCCTGAAGAGGCTTTCATAAAGCTGGACGGGCTAGCTGGCATGCTGACTGAGCAGCTCAGGAGACTCACTAAGCAAGTTCAGGAAGCAAGACACAACAGAGATGATGAAATTGTCATAAAGGCCGTGAATGAATACGATGAAACTCTCGAGAAGTACATCCCTGTCCTCATGGCCCAGGCAAAAATCTACTGGAATCTTGAAAACTATCCCATGGTGGAGAAGATCTTCCGCAAATCTGTGGAATTCTGCAATGACCATGATGTGTGGAAGCTGAATGTGGCCCACGTCCTCTTCATGCAGGAAAACAAGTACAAAGAGGCCATCGGCTTCTATGAGCCCATCGTCAAGAAGAACTACGACAACATCCTGAGCGTCAGCGCCATTGTCCTAGCCAACCTCTGTGTCTCCTACATCATGACAAGTCAGAATGAGGAAGCCGAGGAGCTGATGAGGAAGattgagaaggaggaagaacaactCTCCTATGGTGACCCAGACAAGAAAATCTACCACCTCTGCATTGTGAACTTGGTGATAGGAACACTCTATTGTGCCAAAGGAAACTATGACTTTGGTATCTCCAGGGTTATCAAAAGCCTGGAGCCTTACCATAAAAAGCTAGGAACTGATACATGGTATTATGCCAAAAGATGCTTCCTGTCCTTGCTAGAAAACATGTCAAAACACACGATCATGCTGAGGGACACTGTTATTCAAGAATGTGTCCAGTTTCTAGAGCACTGTGAAATTTTTGGCAGAAACATCCCTGCTGTTATAGAACAGCCtttggaggaagagagaatgcACATTGGGAAGAATACAGTCACGTATGAGTCCCGACAGTTGAAAGCTTTGATTTATGAGATCATAGGGTGGAATGTGTAG